The following are encoded in a window of Eschrichtius robustus isolate mEscRob2 chromosome 1, mEscRob2.pri, whole genome shotgun sequence genomic DNA:
- the LOC137771918 gene encoding cytochrome P450 1A2: protein MALSQATPFSATELLLASATFCLVFWVVRAWQPRVPKGLKSPPGPWSWPLIGHVLTLGKSPHLALSRLSQRYGDVLQIRIGCTPVLVLSGLDTIRQALVRQGDDFKGRPDLYSFTLVADGQSMTFNTDSGPVWAARRRLAQNALNSFSVASDPASSSSCYLEMHVSKEAEALIGKFQELMAGSGRFDPYDHVVVSVAKVIGAMCFGQRFPQSSGEMVSLVRNTHDFVETASSGSPVDFFPILKYLPNPALQKYKSFNRRFLQFLWKMVQEHHQDFDKNRVQDIVGALFKHYEDNSRASGGLMPQRKTVNLVNDIFAAGFDPITTAISWSLLYLVTNPEIQRKIQEELDTVIGRARRPRLSDRSQLPYLEAFILETFRHSSFVPFTIPHSTIRDTTLNGFYIPKELCVFINQWQVNHDPKLWGDPSEFRPERFLTAHDTTISKTLSEKVMLFGMGKRRCIGEVLAKWEIFLFLAILLQQLEFSVPPGVKVDLTPTYGLTMKPAPCEHVQARLRFPIK, encoded by the exons GTATTCTGGGTGGTCAGGGCCTGGCAGCCTCGGGTCCCTAAAGGCCTGAAGAGTCCACCAGGGCCCTGGAGCTGGCCCCTGATCGGGCATGTGCTGACCTTGGGGAAGAGCCCACACTTGGCCCTGTCGCGGCTGAGCCAGCGCTATGGAGACGTGCTGCAGATCCGCATTGGCTGCACACCCGTGCTGGTGCTCAGCGGCCTGGACACCATCCGGCAGGCCCTGGTGCGGCAGGGCGATGATTTCAAGGGCCGGCCTGACCTCTACAGCTTCACCTTAGTCGCTGATGGCCAGAGTATGACCTTCAACACAGACTCTGGACCAGTGTGGGCTGCCCGGCGACGTCTGGCCCAGAATGCTCTCAACTCCTTCTCCGTTGCCTCAGACCCGGCTTCCTCGTCCTCCTGCTACCTGGAGATGCATGTGAGCAAGGAGGCCGAGGCCCTCATCGGCAAGTTCCAGGAGCTGATGGCAGGGTCTGGGCGCTTTGACCCCTATGACCACGTGGTAGTGTCAGTGGCCAAGGTCATTGGTGCCATGTGCTTCGGGCAGCGCTTCCCCCAGAGCAGTGGGGAGATGGTCAGCCTTGTGAGGAACACCCATGATTTCGTGGAGACTGCCTCCTCCGGGAGCCCCGTGGACTTCTTCCCCATCCTTAAATACCTGCCCAACCCTGCTCTGCAAAAGTACAAGAGCTTCAACCGGAGGTTCCTGCAGTTCCTGTGGAAAATGGTCCAGGAGCACCATCAGGACTTTGACAAg AACAGAGTCCAGGACATCGTAGGTGCCCTGTTCAAGCACTACGAGGATAACTCCAGAGCTAGTGGGGGCCTCATGCCCCAGAGGAAGACTGTCAACCTTGTCAACGACATCTTCGCAGCCG GGTTTGATCCGATCACAACAGCCATCTCCTGGAGCCTTCTGTACCTTGTGACAAATCCTGAGATACAGAGGAAGATCCAGGAGGAGCTGG ACACGGTGATTGGCAGGGCACGTCGGCCCCGGCTCTCTGACAGATCCCAGCTGCCTTATCTGGAGGCCTTCATCCTGGAGACCTTCCGACACTCCTCTTTCGTCCCCTTCACCATCCCCCACAG CACAATAAGGGACACAACACTGAACGGCTTCTACATCCCCAAGGAACTCTGTGTCTTCATAAACCAGTGGCAGGTCAATCATGACCC GAAGCTGTGGGGGGACCCATCTGAGTTCCGGCCGGAGAGATTCCTCACTGCCCATGACACCACCATCAGCAAGACCTTGAGTGAGAAAGTGATGCTCTTTGGCATGGGCAAGCGCCGGTGCATAGGGGAGGTCCTGGCCAAGTGGGAGATCTTCCTCTTCCTGGCCATCTTGCTGCAGCAGCTGGAGTTCAGCGTGCCACCAGGTGTGAAGGTGGACCTAACCCCTACCTACGGGCTGACCATGAAGCCTGCCCCCTGCGAGCATGTCCAGGCACGGCTGCGCTTCCCCATCAAGTGA